One window of the Tetragenococcus koreensis genome contains the following:
- a CDS encoding EbsA family protein, producing the protein MKNYKIRWQPERSLAIIYWSITFIFLFLSLTFILERAEVHWKSMLFIVIFLVLFYCGYRRSIIIHKNGLQVNYARFWRTDYFTFDQIRLVEVSGNLLTIKLKEQTLELRLNKKQVKLFFSTLPEDVPIQST; encoded by the coding sequence TTGAAAAATTACAAAATCCGCTGGCAACCTGAACGTTCCTTGGCTATTATTTACTGGTCAATCACTTTTATCTTTTTATTTTTAAGTTTGACCTTTATTTTAGAACGAGCTGAAGTCCACTGGAAGAGCATGCTTTTTATCGTGATATTTCTAGTCCTTTTTTACTGCGGCTATCGTCGGTCTATTATTATTCATAAAAATGGCTTGCAAGTGAACTATGCTCGTTTTTGGAGAACAGATTATTTTACTTTTGATCAAATTAGATTGGTTGAAGTTTCTGGTAATTTGTTGACCATTAAGCTAAAAGAACAAACGTTAGAATTAAGATTAAATAAAAAACAAGTCAAATTATTCTTTTCCACATTACCAGAAGATGTTCCTATTCAGTCAACTTAA
- a CDS encoding ribonuclease HI family protein codes for MIKSYIDASTKGNPGPSGGGIVLLGDDLYEQESFALTQLTNHQAEFVVFSRLLDELYKRQLHTQIVLVYTDSKILAQTIQKNYTKNPDFKKYLLEIQEKLTKFPSLLIEWIPEAKNKGADHLARQGLQKALKLENRRK; via the coding sequence GTGATAAAATCGTATATCGATGCTTCAACCAAAGGTAACCCCGGACCAAGCGGAGGTGGCATCGTACTTTTAGGTGACGACCTCTATGAACAAGAATCATTTGCTCTTACTCAGTTAACCAACCATCAAGCAGAATTTGTCGTTTTTAGCCGTCTGCTTGATGAATTATACAAGCGACAACTTCATACACAAATTGTTCTAGTTTACACTGATAGTAAAATTTTAGCGCAAACGATCCAGAAAAACTACACCAAGAACCCAGATTTCAAAAAATACTTATTAGAAATTCAAGAAAAATTAACAAAATTTCCGTCATTACTTATTGAATGGATTCCAGAAGCAAAAAACAAAGGCGCAGATCATTTAGCTCGACAAGGTTTACAAAAAGCACTCAAATTAGAGAATAGGAGAAAGTAA
- a CDS encoding DNA-deoxyinosine glycosylase has translation MQTGLAPIYNEETEILILGSAPSVQSLEKQQYYGNKANRFWQVIFTALQVSDPIDYKKRLQVLLDHHIGLWDVYQTFERKGSMDHHFTQHDLNDFNELLKKTAIKTIVANGKIAYQEIIAHQLFSDLTIYSCLSTSGANNSRAKKRQKEWQQALTKTDTTYFGKDNWIKAAAFYLRYQVFVLEQKIEPHLEFDELANSNAFYFVIFAQKEPIATIRYEAYDHQTIYPDRFCVAKKARNRGVGTALLKAFEQKAITQGYQYSLLSAEKPVIPFYQKNGYKTITEEFLEDGIPCVKMKKFL, from the coding sequence ATGCAAACTGGTTTAGCACCAATTTATAATGAAGAAACTGAAATTTTAATCTTAGGTAGCGCGCCAAGTGTTCAATCATTAGAAAAACAGCAATACTACGGCAATAAGGCCAATCGCTTCTGGCAGGTTATCTTTACTGCTTTACAAGTGTCTGATCCGATAGATTATAAAAAGCGTTTACAAGTTCTGTTAGACCATCACATTGGCCTATGGGATGTCTACCAAACTTTTGAACGTAAAGGTAGCATGGATCATCACTTTACCCAGCATGATTTGAATGACTTTAACGAGCTCCTTAAAAAAACAGCGATTAAAACAATCGTCGCCAATGGTAAAATCGCCTATCAGGAAATTATAGCGCATCAACTTTTTTCTGATCTTACCATCTATAGTTGTCTTTCAACGAGTGGTGCCAATAACAGTCGTGCGAAAAAGCGTCAAAAAGAGTGGCAGCAAGCTTTAACTAAAACAGACACGACTTATTTTGGTAAAGATAATTGGATCAAAGCAGCTGCTTTTTATCTTCGTTATCAAGTATTTGTTCTCGAACAAAAGATTGAACCACACTTAGAATTTGATGAATTGGCTAATTCAAATGCTTTCTATTTTGTTATTTTCGCACAAAAAGAACCTATTGCCACGATCCGATATGAGGCTTACGATCATCAGACGATTTATCCTGATCGTTTTTGTGTAGCTAAAAAAGCCAGAAATCGTGGCGTTGGAACTGCCTTATTAAAAGCTTTTGAACAAAAGGCAATTACACAAGGTTACCAGTACTCCCTGCTTTCAGCAGAAAAACCAGTGATCCCCTTCTACCAAAAAAATGGCTATAAGACGATAACAGAAGAATTTTTAGAAGATGGGATTCCTTGTGTAAAAATGAAAAAATTCCTTTAA
- the cls gene encoding cardiolipin synthase, which produces MDLRTDLTILYQIFLGLIFINTVVAFITVFRRPRSITSILAWMMTLVFVPGLGVILYAFCGRGIDRETVYLFSELHQKRIKEINEMIEENNKNYAPKTYPYEAVLLKKYFADMEESPLTRGNHVEFFTDGKEKFTHLFADIKKAVDSIHVEYYAFFDDKIGNDFLNLLVKKAREGVEVRLVFDPWGGRTNVRFFKPLKEAGGKVIPFITSRNLIRKTRLNYHLHRKIVVIDGEIGWTGGFNVGDQYVETTEKFGYWRDTHARIVGTASFSLQEIFIRDWNASIRNKEDLLEYEERYFVIPTQIDNTDVTMHVVADGPESTEQIIEGGFIKMIVAAKERIWIQTPYLIPDDSMSSVLQIAVRSGVDVRIMIPCMPDHPFIYRATQYYANLFQRIGVKVYIYNGGFIHAKTMITDDAIASFGTTNQDIRSYDLNFEVSAFAYDEKINSELASIFEDDMKHSTLLTKDMIDEQSNWLKFKQNFSRLLSPIL; this is translated from the coding sequence ATGGATTTAAGAACAGACTTAACCATTTTATATCAGATTTTTTTAGGTTTAATTTTTATTAATACTGTGGTTGCATTTATTACTGTATTTCGTAGGCCTCGATCAATTACGAGTATCCTTGCGTGGATGATGACCTTGGTTTTCGTTCCAGGTTTGGGGGTTATTTTGTATGCTTTTTGCGGCAGAGGAATTGATAGAGAGACTGTCTATCTGTTTAGTGAATTACATCAAAAACGTATTAAAGAAATTAACGAAATGATTGAAGAAAATAATAAAAATTATGCGCCTAAAACTTATCCTTATGAAGCGGTTTTATTAAAAAAATATTTTGCTGACATGGAAGAGTCTCCATTAACTAGAGGAAACCACGTCGAATTTTTTACGGATGGCAAAGAAAAATTTACCCATCTATTTGCAGATATAAAAAAAGCTGTGGACAGTATCCATGTGGAATACTATGCTTTTTTTGATGATAAAATCGGCAATGACTTTTTGAATCTACTAGTAAAGAAAGCCAGGGAGGGCGTGGAAGTTCGTCTGGTATTTGACCCTTGGGGTGGGCGAACCAATGTCCGATTTTTCAAACCGTTAAAAGAAGCTGGTGGAAAGGTAATCCCGTTTATTACCTCAAGAAACTTAATTCGAAAAACTCGTTTAAACTATCACTTGCACCGTAAAATTGTAGTAATCGACGGCGAAATTGGCTGGACGGGTGGTTTTAATGTGGGAGATCAGTACGTGGAAACCACAGAAAAGTTCGGTTATTGGCGCGATACTCATGCTAGGATTGTTGGAACAGCTTCTTTTTCTTTGCAAGAAATATTTATTCGTGATTGGAACGCTTCGATCAGAAATAAAGAAGATCTATTAGAGTATGAAGAACGCTATTTTGTGATTCCAACGCAAATTGATAATACAGACGTAACTATGCATGTTGTAGCAGATGGGCCTGAATCAACCGAACAAATCATCGAAGGCGGGTTTATAAAAATGATCGTGGCTGCTAAGGAAAGAATTTGGATCCAAACGCCTTATTTGATCCCAGATGATTCGATGTCAAGCGTGCTACAAATTGCGGTACGCTCTGGAGTTGACGTACGCATTATGATCCCGTGTATGCCAGACCATCCCTTTATTTATCGGGCTACACAATATTATGCTAATTTATTTCAAAGAATTGGCGTGAAAGTCTATATCTATAATGGTGGTTTTATCCATGCAAAAACCATGATTACAGATGATGCGATCGCAAGTTTCGGTACCACCAACCAAGATATTAGAAGTTATGATCTTAATTTTGAAGTGAGTGCTTTTGCTTATGATGAAAAGATAAATAGTGAATTAGCGTCGATTTTTGAAGATGACATGAAACATAGCACCTTGTTGACCAAAGATATGATTGATGAACAGTCTAATTGGTTAAAATTTAAACAAAATTTCTCACGTTTACTTTCTCCTATTCTCTAA
- a CDS encoding DUF7278 family profilin-like fold-containing protein — MNIFEALEWAQWKTLSLELKTQVMNQVLMYFVSPLKKVSDVTYQQFELDGVKCDTFECSIDGERFVLVPGNKAAILGWESGIQGIARNYWDQKPEQKTEAFDRIVKNYGLKTAEDWDIFVNESASPLRKRAIAPMLVQKRAQPVGTTYIGDLDIITGEFEGRSEDFAPIKHSFFDHFKQPQTFEESLYAEVPLEISEENQFYAFLSEKNEKYAIYTHENCHFHRLKEKMDEQLFDLLTEDQWEYAVSGATRKLFRWGNDIAEDDTYYGKQTAKKIRQANMFGLHFADDLSYWEVTNSMYLKSEKAEKVGHRLFDHLPLASYYRSRKILAEDEIMNLWDFRFRHAIIIQNN, encoded by the coding sequence GTGAATATTTTTGAGGCTTTGGAATGGGCTCAGTGGAAGACGCTTTCGCTTGAATTAAAAACACAAGTGATGAATCAAGTATTGATGTATTTTGTAAGCCCGCTTAAAAAAGTTTCTGATGTTACGTATCAGCAATTTGAATTAGACGGTGTCAAATGCGACACTTTTGAATGCTCAATTGATGGTGAGCGTTTTGTTTTAGTACCAGGTAATAAAGCAGCAATACTGGGTTGGGAATCTGGGATACAAGGAATTGCACGCAACTACTGGGATCAAAAACCTGAGCAAAAGACTGAGGCATTTGACCGGATTGTAAAAAACTACGGGTTAAAAACAGCCGAAGACTGGGATATTTTTGTAAACGAATCGGCTTCTCCTTTACGTAAACGGGCTATTGCACCAATGCTAGTTCAGAAAAGAGCACAACCAGTTGGAACAACTTATATTGGCGATTTGGATATAATTACTGGTGAATTTGAAGGCCGTTCAGAAGATTTTGCGCCGATCAAACATTCATTTTTCGACCATTTTAAACAGCCGCAAACTTTTGAAGAGAGCCTTTATGCTGAAGTTCCGCTAGAGATCTCTGAAGAAAATCAATTTTATGCGTTTCTTTCTGAAAAAAATGAAAAATATGCTATCTATACCCATGAAAATTGTCATTTTCATCGCTTAAAAGAAAAAATGGATGAACAACTTTTTGACTTATTAACAGAAGATCAGTGGGAATATGCCGTTTCAGGCGCAACACGTAAATTATTTCGCTGGGGGAATGATATAGCAGAAGATGACACCTATTATGGTAAACAGACTGCTAAAAAAATACGACAAGCGAATATGTTTGGTTTACATTTTGCTGACGATTTGAGTTACTGGGAGGTAACCAATTCTATGTATTTGAAATCAGAAAAAGCAGAAAAGGTCGGTCATCGATTGTTTGACCATCTTCCGCTAGCCTCTTATTATCGTTCACGCAAAATTTTAGCAGAAGATGAAATCATGAATCTTTGGGATTTTCGTTTTCGTCATGCAATCATTATTCAAAACAACTGA
- the alaS gene encoding alanine--tRNA ligase translates to MKNLSSSEVRQMFLDFFKSKGHSIEPSASLVPVDDPTLLWINSGVATLKKYFDGTIVPDNLRIANAQKSIRTNDIENVGRTARHQTMFEMLGNFSLGDYFKEEAIHWAWEFLTSPKWIGFDPEKLYVTVYPNDKEAKRIWQEEIGLSQDHIIEIEDNFWDIGAGPSGPDTEIFYDRGQKFNDLPEDDPENYPGGENERYLEIWNLVFSEFNHKPDDTYETLPNKNIDTGMGLERIVSVIQDAPTNFETDLFMPTIREIERISGEVKYGENSVTDISFRVIADHIRALSFAIADGALPSNEGRGYVLRRLLRRADMHGQKLGINQAFLYRLVTTVGKIMASYYPEVLQQQEFIEKVIKTEEERFYETINEGLAILNQLLEKEKNEQAQIINGADIFKLYDTYGFPVELTEEIAEEAGFEVDHAGFEREMSAQRQRARAARSNEQSMGIQSSLLTEIDVISQYVGYTTLEAQSELSLLIQDDEFVDHLDTGQAEAIFSQTPFYAEMGGQVADTGVIIDQNGETCAVVTDVQKAPKGQYLHQVKVKKSLQKGQSYTLKVDQARHNRIIKNHTATHLLHKALKEVLGSHTNQAGSLVAPEHLRFDFTYFGQITAKELREMERIVNEKIWEALPVTTIETDINTAKNMGAMALFGEKYGKEVRVVNVADWSIELCGGNHVKNTEDIGIFKIVSESGIGAGVRRIDAVTSKEAYQQFSEQEDELRKAADILKLPRINEVVNKTEQLQQEIQQLQQENEQLSSKIANQQAEDVFKEIKYAHDISYVAAQVNVKDMNQLRQLADQWKQQNISDVLVLATENNGKANLLTAVSPDTVDKGIKAGDLIKAIAPQVAGGGGGRADMAQAGGKKPEGIPQALEEAGRWLQG, encoded by the coding sequence ATGAAAAATTTATCAAGTTCTGAAGTTCGACAAATGTTTTTAGATTTTTTCAAATCAAAGGGACATTCAATTGAACCCAGTGCTTCATTAGTGCCTGTGGATGATCCAACACTACTCTGGATTAATTCGGGTGTTGCTACATTAAAAAAATATTTTGATGGTACAATTGTTCCGGATAACTTACGAATTGCGAATGCGCAAAAATCAATTCGTACGAATGATATTGAAAATGTAGGACGAACAGCTCGTCACCAAACGATGTTTGAAATGTTAGGTAATTTCTCTTTAGGCGATTATTTTAAAGAAGAAGCAATTCATTGGGCTTGGGAATTTTTAACTTCACCTAAATGGATTGGTTTTGACCCGGAAAAACTGTATGTAACAGTTTATCCTAATGATAAGGAAGCAAAGCGAATCTGGCAGGAAGAAATCGGGCTTTCACAAGATCATATCATTGAAATTGAAGATAACTTTTGGGATATAGGTGCAGGCCCAAGTGGTCCTGATACTGAAATTTTTTACGACCGTGGTCAAAAATTTAATGATTTACCTGAAGATGATCCTGAAAATTATCCAGGTGGAGAAAATGAACGCTATTTAGAAATTTGGAATCTGGTCTTTTCTGAATTTAACCACAAACCTGATGATACTTATGAAACGCTACCTAATAAAAATATTGATACAGGTATGGGATTAGAACGGATTGTTTCAGTTATTCAAGATGCGCCTACAAACTTTGAAACAGACCTATTTATGCCTACTATTCGAGAAATTGAACGAATTAGTGGTGAAGTTAAATACGGTGAAAATTCTGTCACAGATATTTCTTTTCGAGTTATTGCTGATCACATTCGAGCTTTATCGTTTGCGATTGCAGATGGCGCGCTGCCTTCCAATGAAGGAAGAGGTTACGTGTTGCGTCGTTTATTGCGCCGGGCGGATATGCATGGTCAAAAATTAGGCATTAACCAGGCTTTTCTTTATCGCCTAGTAACTACGGTTGGTAAAATCATGGCTAGTTATTATCCTGAAGTATTGCAGCAACAAGAATTTATTGAAAAAGTCATCAAAACAGAAGAAGAACGGTTTTATGAAACAATTAATGAAGGTCTAGCTATTTTAAACCAATTATTGGAAAAAGAAAAAAATGAGCAAGCGCAAATTATTAATGGTGCTGACATTTTTAAATTATATGATACCTATGGATTTCCAGTAGAGTTAACCGAAGAAATTGCTGAAGAGGCTGGTTTTGAAGTAGATCATGCAGGCTTTGAACGTGAAATGAGTGCTCAACGTCAGCGCGCACGTGCTGCTAGAAGTAATGAACAATCAATGGGGATACAATCTTCATTATTGACTGAGATTGATGTCATTAGCCAATATGTGGGCTATACGACTTTAGAAGCTCAAAGCGAACTGTCTCTTTTAATCCAAGATGACGAATTTGTTGATCATTTAGATACTGGACAGGCAGAAGCTATTTTTTCACAAACGCCGTTTTATGCGGAAATGGGTGGACAAGTTGCTGATACAGGCGTTATCATTGATCAAAATGGCGAAACTTGTGCTGTTGTGACTGATGTCCAAAAAGCTCCTAAAGGACAATATTTGCATCAAGTCAAAGTTAAAAAAAGTCTACAAAAGGGACAAAGTTATACGTTAAAAGTCGACCAAGCTCGGCATAACCGAATTATCAAAAATCATACAGCTACACATTTGCTGCATAAGGCATTAAAAGAAGTCTTAGGAAGCCATACCAACCAAGCGGGCTCACTAGTAGCACCCGAACATTTACGATTTGATTTCACCTATTTTGGCCAGATTACGGCAAAAGAACTTCGTGAAATGGAAAGAATCGTCAATGAAAAAATCTGGGAAGCTTTACCTGTAACGACTATCGAAACGGATATCAATACTGCTAAAAATATGGGTGCTATGGCTTTATTTGGTGAAAAGTATGGCAAAGAAGTCCGAGTCGTCAATGTAGCGGATTGGTCGATTGAACTTTGTGGTGGTAATCATGTAAAAAACACTGAAGATATTGGGATTTTCAAAATTGTTTCTGAATCAGGGATTGGTGCAGGTGTTAGAAGAATCGATGCAGTAACCAGTAAAGAAGCCTATCAGCAATTCAGCGAACAAGAAGATGAGTTGCGTAAAGCGGCCGATATTCTTAAATTACCAAGAATCAATGAAGTAGTGAATAAAACTGAGCAATTACAACAAGAAATACAACAATTACAACAAGAAAATGAGCAACTATCTAGCAAGATAGCTAATCAACAAGCTGAAGATGTTTTTAAAGAGATAAAATATGCCCATGATATTTCCTATGTTGCTGCTCAGGTAAACGTTAAAGATATGAACCAATTGAGACAACTAGCCGATCAGTGGAAACAACAAAATATTTCTGACGTGCTAGTTTTAGCGACAGAAAACAACGGAAAAGCGAATCTTTTAACTGCCGTTTCTCCGGATACAGTTGATAAAGGTATCAAAGCAGGTGATTTGATTAAAGCAATTGCACCTCAAGTCGCTGGTGGCGGTGGCGGACGCGCGGATATGGCTCAAGCTGGCGGGAAAAAACCTGAGGGAATTCCTCAAGCATTAGAAGAAGCTGGGCGTTGGTTGCAAGGATAA
- a CDS encoding cation diffusion facilitator family transporter: MLERLVERIIKNKNKEEQRTKVGQLAGVLGLVSNVVLFLGKLLIGFIASSVSIMADAVNSLSDMISSVLTLIGFKIAAKPADKEHPYGHERFEYISGLAVSFVIIIVGVQFLQTSFNKILEPTDTIFSIRVFIVLLASIIIKIWQGKMYVGLAKKIDSQTLKASGKDSFNDIFTTGTVLLSALIEYLTNWRIDGFIGFILALYIIYTGIRMIKDFIDELLGSRPSDQEIQIMEARLANYPSILGYHDLLIHNYGPQSKFASVHIEVDACWSLTYAHQIIDMIEKDFQKNLDVDLVCHLDPVAIHDTQYLQVNEELTNILADLGEGLKMHDLRIKGNNTLQFDLVIPEGVTEDENQLLEEIRQLVIERIGNYHLDVRLDHNYLL, encoded by the coding sequence ATGCTTGAGCGTTTAGTAGAAAGAATTATAAAAAATAAGAATAAAGAAGAACAGCGTACAAAGGTGGGACAACTTGCTGGTGTGTTAGGACTAGTTTCTAATGTTGTCTTATTCTTAGGAAAATTATTAATTGGTTTTATTGCTAGTTCTGTTTCAATCATGGCTGACGCAGTCAATAGTTTATCCGATATGATTTCCTCAGTTTTAACGTTAATCGGTTTTAAAATTGCGGCCAAACCAGCGGATAAAGAGCACCCTTATGGACATGAACGTTTCGAATATATTAGCGGTTTGGCTGTTTCGTTTGTAATTATTATAGTAGGTGTGCAATTTTTACAAACGTCTTTTAATAAGATACTGGAACCAACAGATACCATTTTTTCGATTCGTGTATTTATTGTCTTGTTAGCTTCAATTATTATCAAGATTTGGCAAGGAAAGATGTATGTAGGACTTGCGAAAAAAATAGATTCGCAAACATTAAAGGCTTCAGGTAAAGATAGTTTCAACGATATATTTACCACCGGTACCGTCTTGCTTTCTGCTCTGATTGAATATTTAACAAATTGGCGCATTGATGGTTTTATCGGATTTATTTTAGCACTTTACATTATTTACACTGGAATCCGAATGATTAAAGATTTTATTGATGAGTTATTAGGCAGCCGGCCTTCTGATCAAGAGATTCAAATTATGGAAGCGCGCCTTGCAAACTATCCTTCAATTTTAGGTTATCATGATTTATTAATTCATAATTATGGGCCTCAAAGTAAGTTTGCTTCAGTACATATTGAAGTCGATGCTTGTTGGAGTTTGACTTATGCTCATCAAATCATTGATATGATAGAAAAAGATTTTCAAAAAAACCTTGATGTAGATTTGGTTTGTCATTTAGACCCAGTTGCCATTCATGATACCCAATATCTGCAGGTTAACGAAGAGCTGACGAATATCTTAGCTGATTTAGGTGAAGGGCTCAAAATGCATGATTTGCGTATAAAAGGGAATAATACATTACAATTTGATTTAGTGATACCAGAAGGAGTTACTGAAGATGAAAATCAACTACTAGAAGAAATACGTCAACTAGTTATTGAAAGAATCGGTAATTATCACTTAGACGTAAGGCTTGATCATAATTATTTACTATGA